The following proteins come from a genomic window of Edaphobacter sp. 4G125:
- a CDS encoding DUF3761 domain-containing protein: MKLFSSSLSLLAITFFAVSAHAQSAPPAGATGLCKDGTYTTSATKSGACRGHQGVKQWLSASAAPAAAAAPAKAATPTPSLAPAAAPAPMSAPAASAAPAKAAHTNLASVAAAPGGGPGMVWVNSSSNVYHCYGSQYYGKTKQGSYMSEADAKAKGAHADHNHPCSK, translated from the coding sequence ATGAAGCTTTTTTCGTCGTCACTTTCACTTCTTGCGATTACATTCTTTGCTGTTTCAGCCCATGCTCAATCTGCGCCTCCGGCGGGAGCGACGGGGCTTTGTAAAGACGGGACTTACACCACTTCCGCAACCAAGAGCGGCGCTTGCCGTGGGCACCAGGGCGTAAAGCAGTGGCTTTCGGCCTCTGCAGCGCCAGCGGCGGCCGCTGCGCCAGCCAAGGCTGCGACCCCTACGCCAAGTCTGGCTCCGGCAGCGGCTCCAGCTCCAATGAGTGCCCCCGCGGCGTCCGCGGCTCCGGCGAAGGCCGCCCATACGAACCTGGCGAGTGTCGCTGCGGCTCCTGGTGGTGGCCCAGGCATGGTATGGGTCAACAGTTCGTCGAACGTCTACCACTGCTATGGCTCGCAGTACTACGGTAAGACCAAGCAAGGATCTTATATGTCAGAGGCCGATGCGAAGGCCAAAGGAGCGCACGCGGACCATAATCATCCATGCTCCAAGTAA
- a CDS encoding GDCCVxC domain-containing (seleno)protein: MTPDAVILESLLTCPECGHTTRENMPTDSCQFFHECAGCHTILRPKSGDCCVFCSFGSVKCPPVQQKSCCCSS; encoded by the coding sequence GTGACGCCGGACGCCGTTATTCTCGAGTCCCTCCTCACCTGCCCGGAGTGCGGGCATACGACACGGGAGAATATGCCTACGGACTCATGCCAATTCTTCCATGAGTGTGCCGGATGCCACACGATACTGCGTCCCAAATCAGGAGATTGCTGTGTCTTCTGCTCCTTCGGCTCTGTAAAGTGTCCACCTGTCCAACAAAAGAGCTGCTGCTGTTCTTCATGA
- a CDS encoding TerC/Alx family metal homeostasis membrane protein yields MPSTPVSHWIGFHIFVFALMATEYLYIRWQRSKKPADETLHSTSVAATILWVGAALVFALFVLRSLGGTAATQYLAGYAIEEALSIDNLFVFLLLFKLFRIEPANQPRVLFWGVAGAIVMRGAFIAAGLELLARFEWVSYVFAVILLIASIRLVLPEDEKQKEETPPWLRWISQLRPVSLRQDRFLVRENGQRMATVLMLALIAIEVTDLVFAIDSIPAVLSITRHPFLAYTSNIMAVMGLRSLYFLLAHLLTKLRYLHYGLAAVLAFAALKMLSSHFIEIGPLVSLGVVAAMLAITIGLSLIRKPTEAGNA; encoded by the coding sequence ATGCCTTCGACACCGGTCAGCCACTGGATTGGGTTTCATATCTTCGTCTTTGCCTTGATGGCAACGGAATACCTGTACATTCGCTGGCAGCGATCCAAAAAGCCTGCCGACGAGACCCTGCACTCCACCTCTGTAGCCGCCACCATTCTGTGGGTAGGCGCGGCCCTTGTCTTCGCGCTGTTTGTTTTGCGTTCGCTTGGAGGGACTGCCGCAACCCAGTATCTCGCGGGCTACGCCATCGAAGAAGCTCTCTCGATCGACAATCTTTTTGTCTTCCTGCTGCTCTTTAAACTCTTTCGCATCGAACCGGCGAATCAACCGCGAGTGCTCTTCTGGGGCGTGGCCGGAGCGATCGTCATGCGCGGCGCCTTTATCGCAGCCGGGCTCGAGCTGCTCGCCCGCTTCGAATGGGTTAGCTACGTGTTTGCTGTCATCCTGCTGATCGCTTCAATTCGTCTTGTTCTTCCTGAAGATGAGAAGCAGAAAGAAGAGACACCGCCTTGGCTTAGGTGGATCTCCCAGCTCCGCCCTGTAAGCCTTCGCCAGGACCGCTTCCTTGTACGAGAGAACGGCCAACGAATGGCGACAGTCCTGATGCTGGCCTTGATTGCGATCGAGGTCACCGACCTGGTGTTTGCGATCGACTCCATCCCAGCGGTCCTTTCGATCACACGCCACCCCTTCCTGGCGTACACATCGAACATCATGGCGGTCATGGGGCTGCGGTCGTTGTACTTCCTCCTGGCCCACCTGCTGACGAAACTTCGCTATCTGCACTATGGCTTGGCTGCGGTTCTCGCATTCGCCGCCCTCAAGATGTTGTCCTCTCACTTTATCGAGATCGGCCCCCTGGTTTCCCTGGGAGTGGTCGCGGCGATGCTCGCAATTACCATTGGCCTCTCGCTGATCCGGAAGCCAACAGAAGCGGGAAACGCATAG
- the merR gene encoding Hg(II)-responsive transcriptional regulator, producing the protein MPENLTIGMLAKRGGVNVETIRYYQRRGLLQEPLKPYTGFRQYPPQSVRRIRFIKRAQSLGFTLEEIHGLLALDERRACRETRGMAAHKLELIEEKLADLSTMKKALSRLVRACDASSEGTPCPIIHLLADD; encoded by the coding sequence ATGCCTGAGAACTTAACCATCGGCATGCTGGCGAAACGTGGCGGCGTAAATGTCGAGACCATTCGTTACTACCAACGGCGAGGGTTGCTGCAAGAGCCGCTAAAACCGTATACGGGATTTCGACAATATCCGCCTCAATCCGTAAGGCGCATTCGCTTTATCAAACGAGCGCAAAGTCTGGGGTTTACTCTCGAAGAGATTCATGGCCTACTTGCCCTGGACGAACGGAGAGCTTGTCGGGAGACGCGCGGTATGGCGGCTCATAAGCTGGAGTTGATTGAAGAGAAGCTCGCAGATTTGTCCACAATGAAGAAGGCACTCTCCCGGCTTGTGCGTGCCTGTGATGCTTCATCGGAAGGTACACCCTGTCCGATCATTCACCTTCTGGCGGACGATTGA